A DNA window from Pseudomonas sp. GD03919 contains the following coding sequences:
- a CDS encoding pilus assembly PilX family protein, whose product MNNFHYSPRQQRGAILIVALIMLLLLTIIGLSSMRGTSLQENMAGNMRDGNLALQASEAALRKAEEVVVAKFLAGSLNTLETAAQTGTYADFPETAKVPEYKITLMAKIRTSTEAGAPIDDEGALVRVESDGYGRSTKSDNTPSAHTQLRSTFLVEQ is encoded by the coding sequence ATGAATAACTTTCACTACTCTCCCCGACAGCAAAGAGGAGCAATATTGATCGTCGCCCTGATCATGTTGCTACTGCTTACCATCATCGGCCTCAGCAGCATGCGTGGCACCTCATTACAGGAAAACATGGCCGGCAACATGCGTGATGGCAACCTTGCACTACAGGCCTCCGAGGCTGCATTGAGAAAAGCGGAGGAAGTGGTAGTTGCGAAGTTTCTCGCAGGCTCATTGAACACCTTGGAAACCGCAGCACAAACAGGCACCTACGCCGATTTTCCGGAAACTGCCAAAGTTCCCGAATATAAAATTACGCTAATGGCCAAAATTCGTACGAGCACCGAGGCTGGAGCCCCTATCGATGATGAAGGCGCCCTGGTAAGGGTCGAGTCGGACGGTTACGGCCGCAGCACCAAGAGCGACAACACCCCAAGCGCACATACCCAACTCCGCTCCACCTTTCTGGTCGAGCAGTAA
- a CDS encoding PilW family protein: MISPFPKRQAGLSLVELMIAITLSLLLIAGVLQIFLSSKQTYATNNALSRVQESGRFAMDFLTQDIRNTGYKGQCLGQPLTHGTIDILWRLDNPIEGWNNISNKQPTHLTDTPVTGTDTIRIKLAAGPGEVQAASGNTAANNTISLGANTSGVAQHAITLISDAIACDLFRNTATSNATSVAKAAGVNWTHNYTGSTEVLPLQNATYYIRANAGRPNSLVRQRLSTSTTDPVWVTEELVDGVQDMQILYGIAGANRQVSDYVTANNVTNWDNVVAVRINLLVVSADTNVVPENQVIAFNGADVTIANRRLAQVFSTTIGIRNRLP, encoded by the coding sequence ATGATCAGCCCCTTTCCCAAACGCCAGGCGGGACTCTCGCTGGTCGAACTGATGATCGCCATCACACTGAGTCTGTTGCTGATCGCTGGGGTCCTGCAGATCTTTCTTTCAAGCAAGCAGACCTATGCCACCAACAACGCTCTTTCGCGAGTTCAGGAAAGCGGCCGCTTTGCCATGGACTTCTTGACTCAGGATATTCGTAACACTGGTTATAAAGGCCAGTGCCTCGGCCAGCCACTCACCCACGGTACCATTGACATACTCTGGCGCCTGGATAATCCAATTGAGGGCTGGAATAACATCTCGAACAAGCAGCCTACACATCTCACAGACACACCGGTAACTGGTACCGATACCATTCGGATCAAGCTCGCAGCCGGCCCTGGTGAAGTCCAGGCCGCAAGCGGAAATACTGCTGCCAACAACACCATCAGCCTTGGTGCCAATACATCAGGGGTTGCACAGCACGCCATAACCCTGATTTCCGATGCTATCGCCTGCGATTTATTCCGCAACACTGCCACGAGCAATGCCACATCCGTTGCCAAAGCAGCCGGCGTCAACTGGACGCATAACTACACCGGCAGTACTGAAGTGCTACCCCTGCAAAACGCCACTTATTACATCAGGGCCAACGCAGGGAGACCCAACTCACTCGTCAGACAACGCCTATCTACGAGCACCACTGATCCAGTGTGGGTTACCGAAGAACTGGTTGACGGTGTTCAAGACATGCAGATTCTATACGGTATCGCAGGAGCTAATCGTCAAGTTAGCGATTATGTAACAGCCAACAATGTTACCAACTGGGACAACGTCGTAGCCGTTCGCATCAACCTGCTCGTGGTAAGCGCAGATACTAATGTCGTCCCCGAAAATCAGGTCATCGCCTTCAACGGGGCCGACGTCACGATTGCCAATCGTCGTCTGGCCCAGGTTTTCTCCACCACCATCGGCATCCGGAACCGTCTGCCATGA
- the pilV gene encoding type IV pilus modification protein PilV, producing the protein MIKSIARHQEGATLIEVLIAIVVLSIGLLGLAGLQVTSVQSNHSAYQRSQATLLAYDLADRMRANRTEALTNAYVIATFPTSSSSNAVTGTQAAKDKAEWLNNLARSLPNGTGRVQKTGNLVTIEVRWNDNRGRIAKSDAVADADTIFTYRTEI; encoded by the coding sequence ATGATCAAGTCCATCGCCCGGCACCAAGAGGGTGCCACTTTGATCGAAGTCCTGATAGCCATCGTAGTGCTCTCCATCGGCCTACTAGGCCTTGCCGGGCTCCAGGTCACCAGCGTGCAGAGCAATCACAGTGCTTACCAACGCTCGCAGGCAACCTTGTTGGCTTACGACCTGGCTGATCGCATGCGTGCGAACCGCACCGAGGCACTGACCAACGCCTACGTAATCGCAACATTTCCCACGTCCTCCAGCAGCAATGCTGTGACAGGTACACAAGCAGCCAAAGACAAAGCTGAATGGCTCAATAACTTGGCCCGCAGCCTGCCCAATGGAACTGGCAGAGTCCAGAAGACCGGCAATCTGGTCACCATCGAAGTGCGCTGGAATGACAATCGTGGCCGCATCGCGAAGAGCGATGCAGTTGCGGATGCAGATACGATCTTCACCTACCGGACAGAAATATGA
- a CDS encoding GspH/FimT family pseudopilin, translating to MHYSRAFTLIELMVTLAVLAVVISLAAPSFSNMLQENRLAAMSNELQGALQLARSEAVKRRANVTLCRSNADQTACDNGTDWAGGWMMIVGTEVLKVWDPIQGAVVTGPNSGIVFRSNGMASAQSWTVTHSSCSGQQKRTISVNATGSTTLAKGDC from the coding sequence ATGCACTACTCCAGAGCCTTCACCCTGATAGAGCTCATGGTCACACTTGCCGTACTGGCAGTGGTCATTAGCCTCGCCGCACCATCATTCAGCAACATGCTGCAGGAAAACCGCCTCGCTGCCATGAGCAACGAGCTGCAAGGGGCACTACAGCTAGCCCGATCCGAAGCGGTCAAGCGCCGCGCAAACGTCACTCTGTGCCGTAGCAACGCCGATCAGACTGCCTGCGACAATGGAACCGACTGGGCTGGAGGCTGGATGATGATCGTAGGAACTGAGGTACTCAAAGTCTGGGATCCTATCCAAGGAGCCGTAGTTACCGGCCCGAACAGCGGCATTGTATTTCGCAGCAACGGTATGGCATCTGCGCAAAGCTGGACAGTTACTCATTCATCCTGCAGCGGTCAGCAAAAACGAACCATATCCGTTAATGCTACTGGCAGCACCACCCTTGCAAAAGGCGACTGCTAA
- a CDS encoding GspH/FimT family pseudopilin: MLRHHHQHAQTLPELLITLSILTIVIGFVTPAVGSLLQKNRHTSEINQLHASLNFARSMAIQTRTMVSLCAGDHSCEDSRNWQGRILIFVDKNRNGALDDDEQLLKAMDINPRHRWHWSNFRQQTYMSFRPDGMTHSLNGTFTLCDQQLAIKGLVINITGRAITSQQADPDKCQG, from the coding sequence ATGCTGCGACATCATCACCAGCACGCCCAGACTCTCCCCGAGCTACTTATTACGCTGAGCATACTCACAATCGTCATCGGCTTCGTTACGCCTGCCGTCGGCTCCCTGCTGCAGAAAAACAGGCACACCAGTGAAATCAACCAGCTACATGCAAGCCTGAATTTCGCCCGTAGCATGGCAATACAGACTCGCACGATGGTCAGCCTCTGCGCTGGGGATCATTCCTGCGAAGACTCACGTAATTGGCAAGGCAGAATTCTGATCTTCGTCGATAAAAACCGAAATGGCGCTCTGGATGACGACGAGCAATTGCTGAAAGCCATGGATATCAATCCACGTCATAGATGGCACTGGAGCAATTTTCGTCAACAGACTTACATGAGCTTTCGCCCCGACGGCATGACCCATAGCCTAAACGGCACCTTCACGTTGTGCGACCAACAACTGGCAATCAAAGGGCTCGTGATCAACATCACAGGCAGAGCGATAACCAGCCAACAAGCCGATCCCGACAAGTGTCAGGGATAG
- the thiO gene encoding glycine oxidase ThiO has translation MVVNRVVIVGGGVLGLLSCRLLAATGANVVLLESAGRVGRESSWAGGGIVSPLYPWRYSAAVTALAHWSQDFYPGFAQQLLEDTGVDPEVHVTGLYWLDLDDEAEALAWAARERRPLFSVDIAEAYRGVPVLGGGFGRAIHMPGVANVRNPRLVKALRAALAAMPSVELREHCPVTGFVQDGGRIRGVTTADGEIRADRVVLAAGAWSGELLRTLGLELPVEPVKGQMILYKCAEDFLPSMVLAKGRYAIPRRDGHILVGSTLEYSGFDKTPTDSALASLKASAEELLPALKDAEVVGHWAGLRPGSPEGIPFIGELPSHPGLWLNCGHFRNGLVLAPASCQLLVDLMLGREPIIDPAPYAPAGRLG, from the coding sequence TTGGTTGTGAATCGAGTGGTTATCGTTGGCGGGGGCGTGTTGGGGCTTCTGAGTTGCCGTCTTCTGGCAGCTACAGGGGCTAATGTGGTTCTACTCGAGTCGGCCGGGCGTGTCGGCCGCGAATCCTCCTGGGCCGGCGGCGGTATCGTTTCTCCGCTTTACCCCTGGCGCTACAGCGCGGCGGTGACGGCGTTGGCGCATTGGTCGCAGGATTTCTATCCGGGTTTTGCGCAGCAGTTGCTGGAAGACACCGGCGTCGATCCCGAGGTGCATGTCACCGGGTTGTATTGGCTGGATCTCGATGACGAGGCCGAGGCGCTGGCTTGGGCGGCGCGTGAGAGGCGTCCGCTGTTTTCGGTGGATATCGCCGAGGCTTATCGGGGTGTACCAGTGCTGGGCGGCGGGTTCGGACGCGCCATTCATATGCCAGGTGTGGCCAATGTGCGTAACCCCAGGTTGGTCAAGGCGTTGCGAGCCGCTTTGGCGGCCATGCCGAGTGTGGAGTTGCGTGAGCATTGTCCAGTCACCGGGTTTGTTCAGGATGGCGGGCGGATTCGCGGAGTGACTACGGCCGACGGCGAGATTCGTGCTGATCGCGTGGTGCTCGCTGCTGGCGCCTGGAGCGGCGAGCTGCTCAGAACGCTTGGTCTGGAGTTGCCGGTCGAGCCGGTGAAAGGGCAGATGATCCTTTACAAGTGCGCCGAGGATTTTCTGCCGAGCATGGTGCTGGCCAAGGGGCGTTATGCGATCCCCCGGCGCGACGGCCATATTCTGGTCGGCAGCACGCTGGAGTACTCCGGCTTCGACAAGACGCCGACCGACAGCGCGCTGGCCAGCCTCAAGGCTTCGGCTGAGGAGTTGCTGCCTGCGCTCAAGGACGCCGAAGTGGTGGGGCACTGGGCCGGTTTGCGGCCCGGCTCGCCGGAAGGCATTCCCTTTATCGGCGAGCTGCCTTCGCATCCTGGGCTTTGGCTCAATTGCGGGCATTTTCGCAATGGCCTGGTGTTGGCGCCGGCCTCCTGTCAGCTGTTGGTCGACCTGATGCTCGGGCGCGAGCCGATCATCGATCCGGCGCCTTATGCCCCGGCAGGGCGGCTTGGGTGA
- a CDS encoding sigma-54-dependent transcriptional regulator — MNRQRALIVDDEPDIRELLEITLGRMKLDTRSARNVKEAREWLAREPFDLCLTDMRLPDGTGLDLVQHIQQRHPQVPVAMITAYGSLDTAINSLKAGAFDFLTKPVDLGRLRELVATALRIRAPEGEEPPVDSRLLGDSPPMKALRKQILKLSRSQAPVYISGESGSGKELVARLIHEQGPRVEQPFVPVNCGAIPSELMESEFFGHKKGSFTGAIEDKQGLFQAANGGTLFLDEVADLPLPMQVKLLRAIQEKAVRAVGGQQEVVVDVRILCATHKDLAAEVAAGRFRQDLYYRLNVIELRVPPLRERREDIAQLANAMLARLADGTGLAAAKLHPDALEKLKNYRFPGNVRELENMLERAYTLCEDDQITPSDLRLADASGPSNEGGEASLAQIDNLEDYLEDIERKLIMQALEETRWNRTAAAQRLGLTFRSMRYRLKKLGID, encoded by the coding sequence ATGAACCGTCAGAGAGCCCTGATCGTCGACGACGAACCCGATATCCGTGAGCTGCTGGAAATCACCCTCGGACGCATGAAGCTGGACACCCGCAGCGCCCGCAACGTCAAGGAAGCGCGTGAATGGCTGGCGCGCGAGCCATTCGACCTGTGCCTGACCGACATGCGCCTGCCCGATGGCACCGGCCTGGATCTGGTGCAGCACATTCAACAACGTCATCCACAGGTACCCGTGGCGATGATTACCGCCTACGGCAGCCTGGACACCGCGATCAACTCGCTCAAGGCCGGCGCCTTCGACTTTCTGACCAAGCCGGTGGACCTCGGCCGCCTGCGCGAACTGGTCGCCACGGCCCTGCGCATTCGCGCGCCCGAGGGCGAGGAACCCCCGGTCGACAGCCGCCTGCTCGGCGATTCGCCACCGATGAAAGCGCTGCGCAAGCAGATCCTGAAACTTTCACGCAGCCAGGCGCCGGTCTACATCAGCGGCGAATCGGGTAGCGGCAAGGAACTGGTGGCCCGTCTGATCCATGAGCAGGGTCCGCGCGTCGAGCAGCCCTTTGTTCCGGTCAACTGCGGCGCGATTCCCTCGGAACTGATGGAAAGCGAGTTCTTCGGCCACAAGAAAGGCAGCTTCACCGGTGCCATCGAAGACAAGCAGGGCCTGTTCCAGGCCGCCAATGGCGGCACCCTGTTCCTCGACGAAGTCGCCGACCTGCCGCTGCCGATGCAGGTCAAACTGCTGCGAGCCATCCAGGAAAAGGCCGTGCGCGCCGTCGGTGGCCAGCAGGAAGTGGTGGTGGATGTGCGCATCCTCTGCGCCACCCACAAGGATCTCGCCGCCGAAGTGGCCGCCGGCCGCTTCCGTCAGGACCTCTACTACCGCCTCAACGTCATCGAACTGCGCGTCCCGCCGCTGCGCGAGCGCCGCGAAGACATCGCACAACTGGCCAATGCGATGCTCGCTCGCCTGGCCGACGGCACCGGCCTTGCCGCTGCCAAACTGCACCCCGATGCCCTGGAAAAGCTCAAGAACTACCGTTTCCCCGGTAACGTGCGCGAGCTGGAAAACATGCTCGAACGTGCCTATACCCTCTGCGAAGACGACCAGATCACGCCCAGCGACCTGCGCCTGGCCGACGCCAGTGGCCCCAGCAACGAAGGCGGCGAAGCCAGCCTGGCGCAGATCGACAACCTCGAGGACTACCTCGAGGACATCGAACGCAAACTGATCATGCAGGCACTGGAAGAAACCCGCTGGAACCGCACGGCCGCGGCTCAGCGCCTGGGCCTGACCTTCCGTTCGATGCGCTATCGACTGAAGAAGCTGGGTATCGATTGA
- a CDS encoding two-component system sensor histidine kinase NtrB: MNADSSTPSGTQARRILRLYHLYRLSIGLALVLLISSNLDEQFFDVVHIELFRTGSWVYLILNIFIAVLVHRPKHLMQLFSLALVDVIFLSALFYAAGGTPSGIGNLLVVAVAIANILLRGRVGLLIAAIAAIALIYLTFYLSLSHPAAAAQYVQAGALGALCFAGALFIQGITRRLQISETLAEKRAADVANLEELNAQILQRMRTGILVLDTQHRVLLANQGATQLLGRGELTGKIIDPHCPELVKRLQQWLHNPTLRPESLQAQVDGPVLQPSFISLQRDGQQHILVFLDDISQIAQQAQQLKLASLGRLTAGIAHEIRNPLGAISHAAQLLQESEDLQGPDQRLAQIIQDHSKRMNLVIENVLQLSRRRQAEPQLLDLKYWLHRFASEFRSSAPADRQIHLETQGGSLQTRMDPHQLNQVLTNLVQNGLRYSAQKHRLGQVWLRLFRDPVSDLPVLEILDDGPGVPPEQEQHIFEPFYTTENKGTGLGLYISRELCQSNQARLDYKPREGGGSCFRITFAHPRKLS, from the coding sequence GTGAACGCTGATAGCAGCACGCCGAGCGGCACTCAGGCTCGCCGGATTCTCCGGCTTTACCATCTTTATCGCCTGAGTATCGGCCTGGCCCTGGTTCTGCTGATTTCCAGCAACCTCGACGAGCAGTTTTTCGATGTCGTGCATATCGAGCTGTTTCGTACAGGCAGTTGGGTCTACCTGATCCTCAACATCTTCATCGCCGTGCTGGTCCATCGGCCCAAGCACCTGATGCAGCTGTTCAGCCTGGCGCTGGTCGATGTGATCTTTCTCTCGGCCCTGTTCTATGCAGCCGGCGGTACACCCAGCGGTATCGGTAACCTGCTGGTGGTCGCTGTAGCCATCGCCAACATCCTGCTGCGCGGCCGCGTTGGCCTGTTGATCGCCGCCATCGCCGCGATAGCGCTGATCTACCTGACCTTCTACCTCAGTCTCAGCCACCCGGCCGCCGCTGCCCAATACGTGCAGGCCGGCGCCCTCGGCGCGCTGTGTTTCGCTGGCGCGTTATTCATCCAGGGCATCACCCGACGCCTGCAGATCAGTGAAACCCTGGCCGAAAAGCGTGCAGCCGACGTAGCCAACCTCGAAGAGCTCAATGCGCAGATCCTGCAACGCATGCGCACCGGCATCCTGGTGCTCGACACCCAACACCGCGTGCTGCTGGCCAATCAGGGGGCAACGCAGCTACTGGGCCGTGGCGAACTGACCGGCAAGATCATCGACCCACACTGCCCCGAGCTGGTCAAACGCCTGCAGCAGTGGCTGCACAACCCGACGCTGCGCCCGGAAAGCCTGCAGGCGCAGGTCGATGGCCCGGTGTTGCAACCGAGCTTCATCTCCCTGCAACGCGACGGCCAGCAACATATTCTGGTGTTTCTCGATGACATCTCGCAGATCGCCCAGCAGGCCCAGCAACTCAAGCTGGCCTCGCTGGGCCGCCTGACCGCCGGCATCGCCCACGAAATTCGCAACCCGCTCGGCGCCATCAGCCATGCCGCGCAGTTGTTGCAGGAATCGGAAGACCTGCAAGGCCCGGATCAGCGCCTGGCGCAGATCATTCAGGATCACTCCAAACGCATGAACCTGGTGATCGAGAACGTCCTGCAGCTCTCGCGCCGGCGCCAGGCCGAACCGCAACTGCTCGACCTGAAATACTGGCTACACCGCTTCGCCAGCGAATTTCGCAGCTCGGCACCGGCTGACCGGCAGATCCACCTGGAAACCCAGGGCGGCAGCCTGCAGACGCGCATGGATCCACACCAGTTGAACCAGGTACTGACCAATCTGGTACAAAACGGCCTGCGCTACAGCGCCCAGAAGCACCGGCTCGGCCAGGTCTGGCTACGCCTGTTTCGCGACCCGGTCAGCGATCTGCCGGTTCTGGAGATTCTCGACGATGGCCCCGGCGTGCCGCCCGAACAGGAGCAGCACATCTTCGAGCCCTTCTACACCACCGAGAACAAAGGCACCGGCCTCGGCCTGTATATCTCCCGTGAGCTGTGCCAGAGCAACCAAGCCCGCCTGGACTATAAACCTCGCGAAGGGGGCGGCAGTTGCTTCCGCATCACCTTCGCCCATCCGCGCAAACTGAGCTGA
- a CDS encoding PP0621 family protein, with product MGLFRLLFWVAIIFAAIWIWRRFISQPKRTRATEDAAAPMVRCAHCGVHIPKAQALSQDQQWYCSQAHLEQGPRTGER from the coding sequence ATGGGTCTTTTCCGCCTGCTGTTCTGGGTCGCCATCATCTTTGCCGCGATCTGGATCTGGCGCCGCTTCATCAGCCAGCCCAAACGCACGCGCGCAACCGAGGACGCCGCCGCGCCCATGGTTCGCTGCGCGCACTGTGGCGTGCACATCCCCAAGGCCCAGGCACTCAGCCAGGATCAGCAGTGGTACTGCAGCCAGGCTCACCTCGAACAAGGTCCGCGCACCGGTGAACGCTGA
- a CDS encoding outer membrane protein assembly factor BamD produces MQVKHLLLIAILALTAACSSKQPEVDENLSEVELYQQAQADLDNRSYTQAIAKLKALESRYPFGRYAEQAQLELIYAYYKNAEPEAAKSSAERFIRLHPQHANVDYAYYLKGLASFDQDRGLLARFLPLDMTKRDPGAARDSYNEFAQLTSRYPTSRYAPDAKQRMIYLRNLLAAYEVHVGHYYLTRQAYVAAANRGRYVVENFQETPSVGDGLAIMTEAYQRLSLDDLASTSLETLKLNYPDHPTLESGKFVPREEEADNRSWLAKATLGLIETETPLPPGETRASQDVIRQYEDAAQQIPRELQQDAKTGETAKKRSIWSYLTFGLFD; encoded by the coding sequence ATGCAAGTGAAACACCTGCTGCTGATCGCCATCCTCGCCCTTACCGCCGCCTGCTCTTCCAAGCAGCCGGAGGTCGATGAAAACCTCAGCGAGGTGGAGCTGTACCAGCAGGCCCAGGCCGACCTGGACAACCGCAGCTACACCCAGGCCATCGCCAAACTCAAGGCGCTGGAGTCGCGCTACCCGTTCGGCCGCTACGCCGAGCAGGCGCAGCTCGAACTGATCTACGCCTACTACAAGAACGCCGAGCCGGAGGCCGCCAAGTCGTCTGCCGAGCGCTTCATCCGCCTGCACCCGCAGCACGCCAACGTCGACTACGCCTATTACCTCAAAGGCCTGGCCTCCTTCGACCAGGACCGCGGCCTGCTGGCGCGCTTCCTGCCGCTGGACATGACCAAGCGTGACCCGGGCGCCGCGCGCGACTCCTACAACGAGTTCGCCCAGCTCACCAGCCGCTACCCGACCAGCCGCTACGCCCCGGACGCCAAGCAGCGCATGATCTACCTGCGCAACCTGCTGGCCGCCTACGAAGTCCACGTCGGTCACTACTACCTGACCCGTCAGGCCTATGTCGCCGCCGCCAACCGTGGCCGCTATGTAGTGGAAAACTTCCAGGAAACCCCGTCGGTCGGTGACGGCCTGGCGATCATGACCGAAGCCTATCAGCGCCTGTCGCTGGACGATCTGGCATCCACCAGCCTGGAAACCCTCAAGCTCAACTATCCTGACCACCCGACGCTGGAAAGCGGCAAATTCGTCCCACGCGAAGAAGAAGCCGACAACCGATCCTGGCTGGCCAAGGCCACCCTGGGTCTGATCGAAACCGAAACGCCGCTGCCACCGGGCGAAACCCGCGCCAGCCAGGACGTCATCCGCCAGTATGAAGACGCCGCACAGCAGATCCCGCGTGAACTGCAGCAGGACGCCAAAACCGGCGAAACGGCGAAGAAGCGCTCGATCTGGAGCTACCTGACCTTCGGCCTGTTCGACTGA
- the rluD gene encoding 23S rRNA pseudouridine(1911/1915/1917) synthase RluD, translating to MTSINKQLIQLQAVVPFEQGGQRLDQVAAQLFGEFSRSRLSTWIKEGRLTVDGTVARPRDTVHAGSTLVLDAEQEAQGEWVAQDIELNIVYEDEHLLVIDKPAGLVVHPAAGHADGTLLNALLHHVPDIVNVPRAGIVHRLDKDTTGLMVVAKTLQAQTNLVEQLQKRTVSRIYECICIGMITAGGTIDAPIGRSSSQRQRMAVTDGGKPAISHYRVLERYRSHTHVRVKLETGRTHQIRVHMSHVGYPLVGDPVYAGRFRIPPAASPTLVQSLKEFPRQALHARFLELDHPATGKRMKWESALPDDLVWLLTLLRQDREAFVG from the coding sequence ATGACTTCTATAAACAAGCAGCTGATTCAACTCCAGGCCGTCGTCCCCTTTGAACAGGGCGGTCAACGCCTCGACCAGGTGGCTGCGCAGCTGTTTGGCGAGTTCTCCCGTTCGCGCCTTTCCACCTGGATCAAGGAAGGTCGCCTGACTGTCGATGGCACCGTGGCACGCCCGCGCGACACCGTGCATGCCGGCTCGACCCTGGTACTCGATGCCGAGCAGGAAGCGCAGGGCGAGTGGGTCGCGCAGGACATCGAACTGAACATCGTCTATGAAGACGAACACCTGCTGGTGATCGACAAGCCAGCGGGGCTGGTGGTGCATCCGGCTGCCGGGCATGCCGACGGCACCCTGCTCAACGCGCTGCTGCACCACGTACCGGATATCGTCAACGTGCCGCGTGCCGGTATCGTCCATCGCCTGGACAAGGACACCACCGGCCTGATGGTAGTGGCCAAGACCCTGCAGGCGCAGACCAACCTGGTCGAGCAACTGCAGAAGCGTACCGTCAGCCGCATCTATGAATGCATCTGCATCGGCATGATCACCGCCGGCGGCACCATCGATGCGCCGATTGGCCGCAGCTCCAGCCAGCGCCAGCGCATGGCGGTGACCGATGGCGGCAAGCCGGCGATCAGTCACTACCGCGTGCTCGAGCGCTACCGTTCGCACACTCATGTGCGGGTCAAGCTGGAAACCGGGCGCACGCACCAGATTCGTGTGCACATGAGCCACGTTGGCTATCCGCTGGTGGGCGATCCGGTCTATGCCGGGCGTTTCCGCATTCCGCCAGCCGCCAGCCCGACCCTGGTGCAGAGTCTCAAGGAATTCCCGCGTCAGGCCCTGCATGCGCGCTTCCTCGAGTTGGATCACCCGGCTACCGGCAAGCGCATGAAGTGGGAATCGGCGCTGCCGGATGATCTGGTCTGGCTGCTGACCCTGTTGCGTCAGGATCGCGAGGCCTTCGTCGGGTGA
- the pgeF gene encoding peptidoglycan editing factor PgeF, with protein sequence MSVHDWLTPDWPAPANVRACVTTRSGGISAAPFETFNLGDHVEDDPQAVVSNRQHLVDALGCQPAWLRQVHGVVVAEADPAVVIEADGNWTATPGIACTAMTADCLPALFCDRAGTRVAAAHAGWRGLAGGVLEATVQALNVAPQELLVWLGPAIGPAAFEVGGEVREAFVQRHAEAAIAFVPSVNAGKFMADIYQLARIRLAAIGVTAVSGGGLCTYSDPRFYSYRRSARTGRFASLIWLQS encoded by the coding sequence GTGAGTGTTCACGACTGGCTGACGCCCGACTGGCCCGCGCCGGCCAACGTGCGTGCCTGCGTTACCACCCGTAGTGGCGGTATCAGCGCGGCGCCATTCGAGACGTTCAACCTCGGTGATCATGTCGAGGATGACCCGCAGGCGGTGGTCAGCAACCGTCAGCATCTGGTCGATGCCCTGGGGTGCCAACCCGCCTGGTTGCGCCAGGTGCATGGCGTCGTAGTGGCAGAAGCCGATCCGGCCGTGGTGATCGAAGCCGATGGCAACTGGACGGCCACCCCCGGTATCGCCTGTACGGCGATGACCGCCGACTGTCTGCCTGCCCTGTTTTGTGATCGTGCGGGTACCCGTGTGGCCGCCGCGCATGCTGGTTGGCGCGGCTTGGCCGGCGGTGTGCTGGAAGCCACCGTGCAGGCGCTCAACGTGGCGCCGCAGGAGCTGTTGGTGTGGCTTGGCCCGGCTATCGGCCCGGCAGCGTTCGAGGTCGGTGGCGAAGTGCGCGAGGCCTTCGTGCAACGGCATGCCGAGGCTGCCATTGCCTTCGTGCCCAGCGTCAATGCCGGTAAATTCATGGCCGATATCTACCAGTTGGCGCGCATTCGCCTGGCCGCCATTGGCGTCACCGCCGTCAGCGGTGGCGGGTTGTGTACCTACAGCGACCCGCGTTTCTACTCCTACCGCCGCAGTGCCCGAACCGGGCGTTTCGCTTCGCTGATCTGGCTGCAGTCCTGA